One genomic segment of Pseudoalteromonas sp. GCY includes these proteins:
- a CDS encoding methyl-accepting chemotaxis protein: MSGFSQFFNSLNLTKKLIFAFLIVALVPLIVIISIALNTASNAMTAQVYSQLGAVSEIKKSAVNRYFKTVEDKLDAFTANPLLPVIAQEFITSFPSAQADINYAKLSRFYDEVFVPKFNQENPEDTSTAKLLSDISESGLALQARYLASNPYPVGEKYKFFETGHLDSYDLAHRSYHPYMLNIADIYEFYDIFIIDPSNGNIVYSVFKEVDFATSLESGPYANSNLAALYRELKDSADPTISAFADYKQYLPSYNAPASFIAKPIVVNGQTVAIVAAQLSIDAINAIMTEREGLGESGETYLVGPEGLMRSDSFLDPQHHSVVNSFRYPERGKVATFAVSQALNNQSGQQVIEDYNGEAVLSAYTPVKVFNTRWALLAEIDEAEAFAPVTSLSQYLMIILAVTIVLVLIVAYWFSKTLTKPVHELVETMKSVEQEGNFSLRAPIRSHDEIGNSAQAFNSLLDALQLSITEANRVMNQMASGKFDDRIKVPCRGELETLKEATNHCANTLSRAISELNEISIDMANGRFDTKLNAPMSGDLEKLKNNINDSLASINSTMNGIVHVMTNIEQGNFKEQVTVPAKGKLAQLKDSVNNSVRSLSSAIDGISTIMSALRQGDFSAQLDAPLAGQLDTLKQDINSSMANLDRVMKEIGTVMAGVSNGDFKQQVDVAATGQLAQLKDNINASVTAVDVAISEISTVMMAISHGRFDRTIQSAMSGQLDNLKGDINRSVENLNQVIEELGSVMGAMSEGDFSQKIELPLQGQLQQLKENVNDSTLQVSGAISEVSSVLANVAQGDLSNQVKGEYFGVFKSLQNDTNTTIKKLTSVIEGIQAAANYVAQSAGEIAASNTEISQRTEEQAANLEEASASTGNMLDELTKVSNQSGDAVGLATNAENIAKEGGRLSAQTVAAIIEVNKASKDINEIVSVIDGLAFQTNLLALNAAVEAARAGENGRGFAVVANEVRELAGRSAASAKQIKEIISNSNQKVEQGTELANSSGEKLQQIVGAVSDVNNNIIKINESTSMQQQAIKEVDLVVQRLTDLIQENSAITEETMAAARQMAEQAHEMRTQLSYFRLSKNDYSATGREGELLVHQYNAS; this comes from the coding sequence ATGTCTGGGTTTTCGCAATTCTTTAACTCTCTTAATTTAACTAAAAAGCTGATTTTTGCATTTCTAATCGTCGCGCTCGTGCCATTGATAGTAATTATTTCCATCGCACTCAATACCGCATCGAATGCCATGACAGCGCAAGTATATTCACAACTTGGTGCCGTTAGTGAGATCAAAAAAAGCGCGGTTAATCGCTACTTTAAGACCGTTGAGGATAAACTCGATGCCTTTACGGCAAACCCATTGCTTCCTGTGATTGCACAAGAGTTTATTACCAGCTTTCCTAGCGCTCAGGCCGATATTAACTATGCCAAATTATCTCGATTTTATGATGAAGTGTTCGTACCTAAATTCAATCAAGAAAATCCCGAAGATACGAGCACAGCAAAGCTACTTAGTGACATTTCAGAGTCTGGGCTTGCGCTGCAAGCACGTTACTTAGCAAGCAACCCCTACCCAGTTGGTGAAAAGTACAAATTTTTTGAAACCGGTCACTTAGATAGTTATGACCTTGCTCACCGCAGTTACCATCCATATATGCTTAATATCGCCGACATTTATGAGTTTTACGATATCTTTATCATCGACCCTAGTAATGGAAATATTGTCTATTCTGTATTTAAAGAGGTTGATTTTGCCACGTCACTGGAATCGGGTCCTTATGCCAATAGTAATCTAGCTGCTCTTTATCGAGAACTGAAGGACTCAGCAGATCCGACAATCAGCGCTTTCGCAGACTACAAACAATACCTCCCCTCCTATAATGCACCCGCTAGTTTTATTGCCAAACCTATCGTGGTGAATGGCCAAACCGTTGCAATTGTAGCTGCACAGCTATCTATTGATGCCATCAATGCCATTATGACCGAGCGAGAAGGCTTAGGAGAAAGTGGTGAAACCTACCTAGTCGGTCCCGAAGGACTTATGCGTTCAGACTCCTTCTTAGATCCACAACATCATTCCGTGGTGAATTCATTTCGATACCCTGAGCGCGGCAAAGTGGCAACATTTGCTGTCTCTCAAGCATTAAATAATCAATCTGGACAACAGGTTATTGAGGACTATAACGGCGAAGCCGTGTTATCCGCCTATACACCAGTAAAAGTCTTTAATACCCGTTGGGCACTGCTTGCTGAAATAGACGAAGCGGAAGCATTTGCTCCCGTTACCTCGCTCTCTCAATACCTGATGATTATTTTGGCGGTTACTATAGTGTTAGTGCTAATCGTCGCTTATTGGTTCTCAAAAACGCTCACCAAACCTGTTCACGAGTTGGTAGAAACCATGAAATCAGTTGAACAGGAAGGTAACTTTTCATTGCGAGCGCCCATTCGTAGTCATGATGAAATAGGCAACAGTGCACAGGCATTTAATTCACTACTGGATGCCTTACAGCTTTCTATCACAGAGGCTAATCGCGTCATGAATCAAATGGCCTCGGGCAAGTTTGACGACCGCATCAAAGTACCGTGTCGGGGCGAGCTAGAAACCCTAAAAGAAGCCACTAACCACTGTGCCAATACGTTAAGTCGAGCTATTTCTGAGCTGAATGAAATTTCGATTGATATGGCAAATGGTCGCTTCGATACCAAACTTAATGCCCCCATGTCAGGTGACTTAGAAAAGCTCAAAAATAATATTAACGATTCTTTGGCATCGATTAATTCGACTATGAACGGTATTGTTCATGTGATGACCAATATTGAGCAAGGTAACTTTAAGGAACAAGTCACCGTGCCCGCTAAAGGAAAATTAGCGCAACTTAAAGATTCGGTAAATAATTCCGTACGCAGCCTTAGCAGTGCGATTGACGGTATCAGCACGATTATGTCTGCGCTACGCCAAGGCGACTTTTCTGCGCAACTTGATGCCCCTCTCGCTGGCCAATTGGATACCTTAAAACAAGATATCAACTCCAGCATGGCAAACCTAGACAGAGTAATGAAAGAGATAGGCACAGTGATGGCTGGCGTCAGCAACGGCGACTTTAAACAACAAGTGGACGTGGCGGCAACGGGTCAGCTCGCGCAACTTAAAGATAATATCAATGCTTCTGTGACCGCCGTTGATGTTGCTATCTCGGAAATCTCTACGGTGATGATGGCTATTAGCCATGGTCGATTTGACCGCACCATTCAATCTGCGATGTCTGGCCAGCTCGATAATCTCAAAGGTGATATTAACCGTTCGGTCGAAAACCTCAATCAAGTCATTGAAGAACTCGGCAGCGTAATGGGCGCAATGTCCGAAGGAGACTTTAGTCAAAAAATAGAGTTGCCATTACAAGGTCAACTGCAGCAGCTTAAAGAGAACGTAAATGACTCGACTTTACAGGTCTCTGGGGCTATCTCCGAAGTCAGCAGTGTGTTGGCTAACGTTGCTCAAGGTGACTTAAGTAATCAAGTAAAGGGTGAATATTTTGGCGTGTTTAAGTCTCTTCAGAATGACACCAATACCACAATTAAAAAACTCACCAGTGTAATCGAAGGGATCCAAGCCGCAGCAAATTATGTTGCTCAAAGTGCCGGTGAAATAGCGGCGAGTAACACTGAAATCAGCCAACGCACAGAAGAGCAAGCAGCAAACTTAGAAGAAGCCAGTGCCAGCACCGGCAATATGTTGGACGAACTCACTAAGGTTTCAAACCAATCTGGTGATGCCGTAGGACTGGCAACAAACGCAGAAAACATAGCCAAAGAAGGAGGCCGTTTATCTGCCCAAACCGTAGCTGCAATAATTGAAGTGAACAAAGCCAGTAAAGACATTAATGAGATTGTATCGGTGATTGATGGACTTGCGTTTCAAACCAACCTGCTGGCACTAAATGCTGCCGTTGAAGCGGCACGAGCGGGAGAAAATGGCCGTGGCTTTGCTGTCGTTGCAAACGAAGTACGAGAGCTGGCAGGGCGTAGCGCGGCTTCAGCAAAGCAAATCAAAGAAATTATCTCAAACAGTAATCAAAAGGTAGAGCAAGGGACTGAACTTGCCAATAGTTCCGGTGAAAAGCTGCAACAAATCGTTGGTGCCGTGAGTGATGTAAATAACAACATCATTAAAATCAATGAGTCGACTTCAATGCAGCAACAAGCCATTAAAGAAGTGGATTTGGTGGTGCAAAGGCTAACGGATCT